Proteins encoded in a region of the Hippopotamus amphibius kiboko isolate mHipAmp2 chromosome 11, mHipAmp2.hap2, whole genome shotgun sequence genome:
- the LOC130832013 gene encoding protein LDOC1-like gives WRRLAVVVRNLLTYDHALRRENNEPMDQVRRLLCEKANLLAQVRPPACPVAFPETFQGNSARLPEFLIQAASYMRFFEARFSNDTVKVAFLISRLSGPAKEWVGPYIERESLILAHYEGFVDALTRAFGRNG, from the coding sequence TGGAGGCGCTTAGCGGTGGTGGTACGGAATCTCCTGACCTACGATCATGCCCTGCGCAGGGAGAACAATGAGCCCATGGACCAGGTGCGGCGGCTGCTGTGCGAGAAAGCCAACCTGCTGGCCCAGGTGCGCCCGCCCGCCTGCCCGGTGGCTTTTCCCGAGACGTTCCAAGGCAACTCCGCCCGGCTTCCCGAGTTTTTGATCCAAGCGGCCTCTTACATGAGGTTCTTCGAGGCCAGGTTCTCGAACGATACCGTTAAGGTGGCGTTTTTAATCAGCCGCCTCAGTGGGCCGGCCAAGGAGTGGGTTGGGCCCTACATCGAGAGGGAGAGCCTGATCCTGGCGCATTACGAGGGCTTCGTGGACGCGCTGACGCGGGCCTTTGGCAGGAACGGGTAG